A portion of the Pseudoalteromonas luteoviolacea genome contains these proteins:
- the lpxB gene encoding lipid-A-disaccharide synthase encodes MANEKSITVGIVAGELSGDILGAGLIKALKKRFPNAQFVGIAGPKMQAEGCKSLFDMEELAVMGLVEVLGRLPRLLKIRKELVNYFIQNPPDVFIGVDAPDFNLRVEKPLKAAGIKTIQYVSPSVWAWRPKRIHTIAEATNLVLSLLPFEKAFYDKYDVPCTFVGHTLADEIPLESDSLAARKEIGLNESDTVLALLPGSRGSEVGLLSETYLQTAKQLVDKIPDLKIVVPLVNEKRQQQFMQILNKVAPELRPIMLDGQSSLAMTASDAVLLASGTATLEAMLYKKPMVVGYRLKTLSYKIFSTFFTFNIKHFSLPNLLADAPLVAEFLQEDCNPDALTDALLPLLRGDNSALIERFYEIHKDIRLNASEQAAIAVAEVINAN; translated from the coding sequence ATGGCAAACGAAAAATCAATTACGGTGGGGATTGTCGCAGGTGAATTATCCGGCGATATTCTTGGCGCAGGCCTTATTAAAGCGCTTAAAAAGCGCTTTCCGAATGCCCAATTTGTAGGCATTGCTGGTCCTAAAATGCAAGCTGAAGGCTGTAAGAGTCTTTTTGATATGGAAGAGCTTGCTGTGATGGGGCTTGTGGAAGTATTAGGCCGACTTCCACGCTTACTCAAAATTCGTAAAGAGTTAGTCAATTATTTTATTCAAAATCCACCTGATGTATTTATCGGAGTTGATGCACCGGATTTTAATTTACGTGTTGAAAAGCCGCTGAAGGCTGCGGGCATTAAAACGATTCAATATGTGAGCCCATCAGTTTGGGCTTGGCGACCAAAGCGTATTCATACCATTGCCGAAGCAACTAATTTGGTTTTATCTTTACTGCCATTTGAAAAGGCATTTTATGATAAATATGACGTGCCGTGTACATTTGTTGGTCATACACTCGCGGATGAAATTCCACTAGAGTCAGACTCGTTAGCAGCAAGAAAAGAAATTGGTTTGAATGAATCAGACACGGTATTGGCTTTGCTACCAGGTAGTCGAGGCTCAGAAGTCGGTTTATTGAGTGAAACCTATTTACAAACAGCGAAACAATTAGTTGATAAAATTCCAGATCTTAAAATTGTGGTGCCTTTGGTCAATGAAAAACGCCAACAACAGTTCATGCAAATCCTAAATAAAGTTGCGCCTGAGCTACGACCTATTATGTTAGATGGCCAGTCATCATTAGCAATGACGGCTTCAGATGCAGTACTGCTTGCATCAGGCACCGCGACGCTCGAAGCGATGCTATATAAAAAGCCGATGGTTGTAGGTTATCGCCTGAAAACACTGAGCTATAAAATATTCAGCACATTTTTCACGTTCAATATTAAGCATTTTTCATTGCCAAATTTACTAGCTGACGCGCCTTTGGTCGCAGAATTTTTACAAGAAGATTGTAACCCTGATGCATTGACCGATGCGCTATTACCTTTGCTAAGAGGGGATAATTCGGCATTGATAGAACGCTTTTACGAAATACATAAAGATATTCGCTTAAATGCCAGCGAACAGGCAGCAATTGCTGTAGCGGAGGTTATAAATGCAAATTGA
- the rnhB gene encoding ribonuclease HII has protein sequence MQIERPNVNFIAGVDEVGRGPLVGDVVTAAVILDPTKPIEGLTDSKKLSEKKRNALAEEIKEKALCYCIARASVEEIDELNILHATMLAMKRAVEGLSIPAEFVFIDGNRVPDITVPAQAVVKGDSLVAEISAASILAKVTRDNEMIELDAQYPEFGFAGHKGYPTKAHFEALAQHGITPHHRKSFKPVQRIIAEQS, from the coding sequence ATGCAAATTGAGCGTCCAAACGTTAATTTCATAGCAGGGGTAGATGAAGTAGGCCGTGGTCCATTGGTTGGAGATGTGGTTACTGCTGCTGTTATATTGGACCCGACTAAGCCAATTGAAGGTTTAACTGACTCAAAAAAACTTTCTGAGAAAAAGCGCAACGCATTGGCTGAAGAGATTAAAGAGAAAGCCTTGTGTTATTGTATTGCTCGCGCTTCGGTTGAAGAAATTGACGAGCTAAATATTTTGCATGCTACTATGCTGGCAATGAAAAGAGCGGTTGAAGGTTTATCTATTCCCGCCGAATTTGTTTTTATCGATGGCAACCGTGTGCCTGATATTACGGTTCCTGCACAAGCAGTTGTGAAAGGCGATAGTCTTGTTGCTGAGATCAGTGCAGCGTCAATTCTAGCCAAGGTCACACGTGATAATGAAATGATTGAGTTAGATGCTCAGTATCCTGAGTTCGGTTTTGCGGGCCACAAGGGCTACCCTACCAAGGCGCATTTTGAAGCGCTTGCACAACATGGTATTACACCTCATCACCGTAAGAGCTTTAAGCCAGTACAAAGAATTATCGCGGAGCAGTCGTAA
- the dnaE gene encoding DNA polymerase III subunit alpha, which yields MPTPNFVHLRVHSDFSMVDGLAKTKPIVARAQELEMPAFAITDQMNLCGLVRFYGGAHGAGIKPMVGADLWLKSDEFPDEPCRIVVLAKNNEGYKNLTLLISEAFLRGHVFHRPVVDKAWLAQFKEGLILLSGAKDGDVGKALLKGNQQLALETLAFYEEHFADHYYLELHRTDREQEEEYLHAAVALASERNLPVVATNEVVFLHEEDFEAHEIRVAIHDGYTLEDKNRPKRFSKEQYLKTPEQMAELFSDIPEALENTVEIAKRCNVTVQLGTYFLPDYPTGDLKIDEFLVKVSEDGLEERLQFLFPDEEDRKVKRIEYDERLRIELDVINQMGFPGYFLIVMEFIQWSKDNNIPVGPGRGSGAGSLVAYALKITDLDPLEFDLLFERFLNPERVSMPDFDVDFCMDRRDEVIDHVAKLYGRQAVSQIITFGTMAAKAVIRDVGRVLGHPYGFVDRISKLVPGDPGMTLAKAFEVEPRLPEAYDGDDEVRELIDKCRILEGCTRNAGKHAGGVVISPTSITDFAALYCDEEGKFPVTQFDKNDVETAGLVKFDFLGLRTLTILQWALDMANERLAREQKPFVDINAIPLDDHASFELLLRAETTAVFQLESRGMKDLIRRLKPDCFEDMIALVALFRPGPLQSGMVDNFIDRKHGREEISFPDAQYQHESLAPILEPTYGIILYQEQVMQIAQVLAGYSLGGADLLRRAMGKKKPEEMAKQRSTFEEGSINNGVDGELAMKIFDLVEKFAGYGFNKSHSAAYALVSYQTLWMKTHFPAEFMAAVMSADMDNTDKIVTLVDECENMKLTLLPPDVNAGVYKFTVNLQGEIVYGIGAIKGVGEGPVEAILEAREQGGEFKDLFDFCARVDLKRLNRRVIEKLIYAGALDKLGPEKKQGGRATLLASLKDAMKSAEQHHKAEQLGQSDLFGLLAVEPEEVAQAFVQAPPLSDNEWLNGEKETLGLYLTGHPINQYRKELKHYTSGKLVDLQPTNRDMQSTAAGLVINARTLINKKGNRWGLITLDDKSARIDVRFFPEQFEMYESLLQVNQILVISGQVSFDNFSGGITMTARDVNTIGQAREKRVNSMKMKLNMAQIDAGFGENLKRVLEPYKFGTCQVVIEYQRPDATAELTLGTQWCVTPSDELMRALKKLTGQDVELIFD from the coding sequence ATGCCAACGCCTAATTTTGTGCACTTACGCGTGCATAGTGACTTCTCAATGGTCGATGGTTTGGCAAAAACTAAACCGATTGTTGCGAGAGCTCAAGAACTTGAAATGCCAGCGTTCGCGATCACTGATCAAATGAACTTGTGTGGTTTGGTGAGATTTTATGGTGGTGCTCATGGTGCGGGAATAAAGCCCATGGTAGGGGCTGATCTATGGCTGAAAAGCGACGAGTTTCCTGATGAGCCCTGCCGTATTGTGGTATTGGCAAAAAATAATGAAGGATATAAAAACCTTACGTTACTAATCTCAGAAGCTTTTCTAAGAGGCCATGTATTTCATCGCCCTGTGGTTGATAAAGCTTGGTTAGCTCAGTTCAAAGAGGGGTTAATCTTACTCTCTGGCGCAAAAGATGGGGATGTTGGTAAAGCTTTACTTAAAGGTAACCAGCAATTGGCTTTAGAAACATTAGCTTTCTATGAGGAGCATTTTGCTGATCATTACTATCTCGAGCTACACCGAACTGATCGTGAACAAGAAGAAGAATATTTACATGCGGCTGTGGCGCTTGCGTCGGAACGCAACCTACCCGTTGTTGCCACTAATGAAGTGGTGTTCCTACATGAGGAAGACTTCGAAGCCCATGAAATTCGTGTAGCAATCCACGATGGTTATACACTAGAAGATAAAAATAGGCCAAAGCGCTTTTCTAAAGAGCAGTATCTTAAAACACCTGAACAGATGGCAGAGCTGTTTAGTGATATTCCAGAAGCACTAGAAAATACCGTTGAGATAGCTAAACGTTGTAATGTGACGGTTCAGCTTGGTACCTACTTTCTTCCAGACTACCCTACGGGCGATCTAAAAATTGATGAATTTTTAGTCAAGGTGTCTGAAGATGGCCTCGAAGAACGTTTACAGTTTTTATTCCCTGATGAAGAAGACCGCAAAGTTAAGCGTATTGAGTATGATGAACGCCTCAGGATTGAGCTAGACGTAATTAACCAAATGGGATTCCCAGGTTACTTCTTGATCGTAATGGAGTTCATTCAGTGGAGTAAGGATAACAATATTCCAGTTGGCCCTGGTCGAGGTTCAGGTGCAGGTTCATTGGTTGCATATGCACTGAAGATCACCGATCTTGACCCACTTGAATTTGACTTACTTTTCGAACGATTCTTGAACCCAGAACGTGTTTCGATGCCCGATTTTGATGTCGACTTTTGTATGGATAGGCGTGATGAAGTTATTGATCACGTTGCTAAACTTTACGGGCGACAGGCGGTATCTCAGATCATCACTTTTGGTACGATGGCGGCCAAAGCGGTAATTCGAGACGTAGGGCGAGTGCTTGGTCACCCATACGGCTTTGTCGATAGAATTTCGAAGTTAGTGCCGGGCGATCCGGGCATGACACTTGCCAAAGCTTTTGAAGTTGAACCAAGACTACCTGAAGCTTACGACGGCGATGATGAAGTGAGAGAGCTCATCGATAAATGCCGTATTCTTGAAGGGTGTACCCGAAATGCTGGTAAACACGCCGGTGGTGTTGTTATCTCGCCAACCAGTATTACAGATTTTGCAGCCTTGTACTGTGACGAAGAGGGTAAATTTCCAGTTACCCAGTTTGATAAGAACGACGTAGAAACGGCTGGTTTGGTTAAGTTTGACTTCCTCGGTCTAAGAACACTGACCATTCTACAGTGGGCATTAGATATGGCCAACGAACGTTTGGCGCGAGAGCAAAAACCGTTTGTTGATATCAACGCTATTCCACTTGATGATCATGCCAGTTTTGAATTGCTGTTGAGAGCGGAGACAACTGCGGTATTCCAGCTTGAATCTCGTGGTATGAAAGATCTGATCCGTCGTCTGAAGCCAGATTGCTTTGAAGATATGATCGCACTGGTTGCTTTATTCCGTCCGGGGCCTCTGCAATCGGGCATGGTAGATAACTTCATTGACCGTAAGCATGGTCGAGAAGAGATCTCTTTCCCTGACGCCCAGTATCAGCATGAGAGCTTAGCACCTATCCTAGAGCCGACCTACGGGATCATCCTCTATCAGGAACAGGTTATGCAGATCGCTCAGGTCCTTGCTGGCTATAGCTTAGGTGGCGCTGACTTACTTCGTCGTGCGATGGGTAAGAAAAAACCTGAAGAGATGGCAAAGCAGCGTTCAACCTTTGAAGAAGGCTCGATCAATAATGGGGTTGATGGTGAACTAGCGATGAAGATCTTCGATCTTGTTGAAAAGTTCGCCGGTTATGGTTTCAACAAATCTCACTCAGCCGCATATGCATTGGTTTCTTACCAAACGCTCTGGATGAAGACGCACTTCCCAGCTGAGTTTATGGCAGCGGTAATGTCTGCGGATATGGATAATACCGACAAAATCGTTACCTTGGTTGATGAATGTGAAAACATGAAATTGACCTTGTTGCCTCCTGATGTGAACGCGGGGGTTTATAAATTCACGGTGAACTTACAAGGCGAGATAGTTTACGGTATTGGTGCGATTAAAGGCGTAGGGGAAGGCCCTGTTGAGGCTATTCTGGAAGCACGCGAGCAGGGTGGTGAGTTTAAAGACTTATTTGATTTTTGTGCCCGTGTAGATTTAAAGCGCCTCAATCGTCGTGTTATCGAAAAACTCATTTATGCAGGTGCTCTAGACAAGCTTGGTCCAGAGAAGAAGCAAGGTGGACGTGCCACCTTACTTGCGAGCTTAAAGGATGCCATGAAGTCTGCCGAGCAGCATCATAAAGCGGAGCAGTTGGGCCAATCAGATTTATTTGGCTTACTCGCGGTAGAACCGGAGGAAGTCGCGCAAGCATTTGTTCAGGCACCGCCGCTAAGCGACAATGAGTGGCTCAATGGGGAAAAGGAAACGCTTGGTTTATATCTGACCGGACATCCGATTAACCAATATCGAAAAGAGCTCAAGCATTATACTTCTGGAAAATTGGTAGACCTACAACCAACTAACAGGGATATGCAATCGACAGCCGCTGGATTGGTTATTAATGCTCGGACCTTGATAAACAAAAAAGGTAATCGCTGGGGCCTTATCACGCTCGATGACAAGAGTGCGCGTATTGACGTGCGTTTCTTCCCTGAGCAATTTGAAATGTACGAAAGCCTTCTTCAGGTTAACCAAATTTTGGTGATCTCAGGTCAGGTGAGCTTTGATAATTTCTCCGGCGGTATTACGATGACTGCCAGAGATGTGAATACCATAGGACAAGCGCGTGAGAAACGCGTTAACTCGATGAAGATGAAGCTCAATATGGCACAAATTGACGCGGGCTTTGGTGAGAACTTAAAACGGGTATTGGAGCCATACAAGTTTGGTACATGTCAGGTAGTCATTGAGTATCAGCGTCCTGATGCAACTGCAGAATTAACACTAGGAACACAGTGGTGTGTGACACCCAGTGATGAATTGATGCGAGCACTGAAAAAGTTAACAGGGCAAGACGTAGAGTTGATCTTTGATTAA
- the accA gene encoding acetyl-CoA carboxylase carboxyl transferase subunit alpha: MSLNYLEFELPVAELEQKIKELQAVSRSGSLDLSLEEEISKLKEKSVQLTEKIYSELNPWQLLQLARHPMRPHASDFIKRMFTEFDEFAGDRAFANDPAIIGGTARLDGKPVMVIGQEKGRDTAEKIKRNFGMPRPEGYRKAKRLMEMAERFKMPVITLIDTQGAYPGIGAEERGQSEAIAMNLKVMASLKVPTICSVIGEGGSGGALAIGVGDRVNMLRYSTYSVITPEGCASILWKSAEKAPLAAEAMGVSAQRIKDNNLINEIVAEPLGGAHRDYDTAARNLKAQIIKDLDDVSKLSQEEMLEQRYQRLMSFGYCS; encoded by the coding sequence ATGAGCTTAAATTATCTAGAATTTGAACTTCCAGTAGCTGAATTAGAGCAAAAAATTAAAGAGCTACAAGCTGTTAGTCGCTCAGGTTCTTTGGACCTAAGTCTGGAAGAAGAAATCAGTAAATTAAAAGAAAAAAGTGTACAGCTTACTGAAAAAATATACTCAGAACTTAATCCTTGGCAGCTGCTACAACTAGCTCGCCATCCAATGCGTCCACATGCGAGCGATTTTATCAAACGCATGTTCACAGAATTCGATGAATTTGCAGGTGATCGTGCATTTGCTAATGACCCAGCAATTATTGGCGGTACTGCGAGACTAGACGGCAAACCAGTTATGGTTATCGGCCAAGAGAAAGGTCGTGATACAGCTGAGAAAATCAAACGTAACTTCGGTATGCCACGTCCAGAAGGCTATCGTAAAGCAAAGCGCCTTATGGAAATGGCTGAACGTTTTAAGATGCCTGTCATTACATTAATTGATACGCAAGGCGCGTATCCAGGCATTGGCGCAGAAGAGCGTGGCCAAAGTGAAGCAATCGCTATGAACTTAAAAGTGATGGCTTCTTTAAAAGTACCGACAATTTGTAGCGTTATCGGTGAAGGTGGTTCAGGTGGTGCACTGGCAATTGGTGTAGGCGACCGCGTTAATATGTTACGTTACAGCACTTATTCAGTGATCACGCCTGAGGGCTGTGCTTCAATTCTTTGGAAGAGTGCAGAAAAAGCCCCACTTGCAGCTGAAGCGATGGGTGTATCTGCACAGCGTATCAAAGACAACAACCTAATCAACGAAATCGTTGCTGAGCCTCTTGGTGGCGCACACCGTGATTATGATACAGCGGCAAGAAATCTAAAAGCACAGATCATCAAAGATCTTGATGACGTATCTAAACTTAGCCAAGAAGAAATGCTTGAGCAAAGATACCAACGCCTGATGTCTTTTGGTTACTGTAGCTAA
- the tilS gene encoding tRNA lysidine(34) synthetase TilS: MESTGIYKQFSSALEQQCGSRLGQGLTVALSGGVDSVVLLHLCQQYVKLNAEITLDAIYVNHGLSGNSFEWQQFCEQLCASLNISFRTVSVNIQAQARTSLEAQARDARYDALDKHAAQNSTLVLGQHADDQVETFFIRLKRGSGLKGLGAMHATTQLASGRFCIRPLLGIERKNIEAFAQIFGLSHIEDESNKNDEFDRNFLRNQVIPLLKSRFKGFVPSVIRSISLLQAQQSLIDEITQGDLVACRHGKEINISSLAALSHLRQCNLVRAWLESKGVSMPSQKQLTQILQQVIHAKEDAQVHVQLRAGSVKCYNGLMYWVVHEATKLVDIPLSDLATRTVLSDGRILVLIEGKGIRRPLESESISIRFARLNEKIKPFGKPGRNTVKHWLKEAKVPSWERGAKPMVYYNDTLVAVAGILVNADYASHSGINWQVEDAKK; the protein is encoded by the coding sequence ATGGAATCGACAGGCATATATAAACAATTTTCCAGCGCACTTGAGCAACAATGTGGGAGTCGTTTAGGGCAAGGGCTCACCGTCGCTTTATCTGGCGGTGTTGATTCGGTTGTACTACTTCATCTATGCCAACAATACGTCAAATTAAATGCAGAGATAACGCTAGACGCGATTTATGTGAATCATGGTTTATCTGGTAATTCATTTGAATGGCAGCAGTTTTGTGAGCAGTTATGTGCAAGTCTTAATATTTCTTTTCGGACCGTGTCGGTTAATATTCAAGCGCAAGCTAGGACCAGTTTAGAAGCGCAGGCCAGAGATGCACGTTACGACGCACTTGATAAACATGCAGCGCAAAACTCGACGTTAGTACTTGGTCAGCATGCCGATGATCAAGTTGAGACTTTTTTTATTCGTTTGAAAAGAGGTTCTGGGCTAAAAGGGCTTGGTGCAATGCATGCAACTACCCAGCTTGCAAGTGGTCGATTTTGCATCAGGCCACTGCTCGGGATTGAACGCAAAAATATTGAGGCATTTGCACAAATATTTGGTTTATCTCATATCGAAGATGAATCTAACAAAAATGATGAATTTGATCGCAACTTTTTGCGAAATCAGGTAATACCTCTTTTAAAATCTCGCTTTAAAGGGTTTGTACCCAGTGTTATAAGGTCTATTTCTTTATTGCAGGCTCAACAGAGTTTAATAGACGAAATAACGCAGGGGGATTTGGTAGCTTGCCGACATGGCAAAGAAATCAATATATCTAGTCTAGCCGCACTATCCCACCTTAGGCAATGCAACCTGGTGCGAGCTTGGCTCGAGAGCAAAGGCGTAAGCATGCCATCACAAAAGCAGCTTACTCAGATTTTGCAGCAGGTCATTCATGCAAAAGAAGATGCGCAAGTTCATGTGCAATTGCGAGCTGGCTCAGTTAAATGCTACAACGGGCTAATGTACTGGGTGGTCCATGAGGCCACAAAATTAGTTGATATTCCTTTGTCGGATTTGGCTACAAGAACGGTACTTAGTGATGGCAGAATCTTAGTGCTCATAGAAGGAAAAGGTATTCGTAGGCCTTTGGAAAGTGAGTCTATTTCGATTCGATTTGCGCGACTTAATGAGAAAATTAAGCCTTTTGGAAAACCAGGGCGAAATACGGTTAAACATTGGCTCAAAGAAGCAAAAGTGCCTAGTTGGGAAAGAGGGGCGAAGCCGATGGTTTATTACAACGACACCTTGGTCGCGGTGGCGGGGATATTGGTCAATGCAGATTATGCTTCGCATTCAGGAATTAACTGGCAGGTTGAAGATGCAAAGAAATAA
- a CDS encoding GGDEF domain-containing protein, with protein MENVHILAQRTPTRGDYVPFTTEQYVSQAPEQPNVLVEKLQTTLEINGILDIFASYVKRITDLAGLQFHTNQGLFQTQQSDNQLKPYTFDLDLEGQHLGQLVYFSKYSFSGTIRARLMQLHTCLLYPLRNALMYHRVLQLATKDTLTGLYNRSQFNEYLETKLERSRRQHRNFSLMLLDLDNFKQVNDAFGHKTGDEVLVEFANILTSSIRATDAVFRFGGDEFAILIDDPAFTTNKVIAERIMERVNTNTLLAKHNVTTSIGFTLASSQDCSNEIFARADSGLYKAKAAGRNCARAV; from the coding sequence ATGGAAAATGTCCATATTTTGGCACAACGAACGCCTACGCGCGGTGATTACGTTCCGTTCACGACCGAACAATACGTATCGCAAGCGCCTGAACAACCGAATGTGCTCGTTGAAAAGCTGCAAACAACGTTGGAGATTAACGGTATCTTAGATATCTTTGCATCCTACGTTAAGCGCATCACTGATCTTGCAGGATTGCAGTTTCATACCAATCAAGGACTGTTTCAAACTCAACAAAGTGATAACCAACTTAAACCTTATACGTTTGACCTCGATTTAGAGGGCCAACACTTGGGGCAATTGGTCTATTTCAGTAAATATAGTTTTAGTGGCACAATACGCGCACGATTAATGCAGCTGCATACTTGCCTATTATACCCATTAAGAAATGCGCTGATGTATCACCGTGTACTACAACTGGCAACTAAGGACACGTTAACCGGACTGTATAATCGCAGCCAGTTTAATGAATACCTCGAGACTAAATTAGAGCGCAGCCGCAGACAGCACAGAAACTTTAGTTTAATGCTGTTGGACCTCGATAATTTTAAACAAGTGAATGATGCGTTCGGCCACAAAACAGGCGATGAAGTACTTGTCGAATTTGCCAACATATTAACATCTAGTATTCGTGCTACAGATGCGGTGTTTAGATTTGGCGGCGATGAATTTGCAATTCTGATTGATGATCCAGCGTTTACAACAAATAAAGTCATCGCAGAGCGCATAATGGAGCGAGTAAACACGAATACCCTGTTGGCAAAACATAACGTCACCACAAGTATTGGTTTCACATTGGCTTCAAGCCAAGATTGCTCTAATGAAATCTTTGCACGTGCAGACAGCGGTTTATACAAAGCAAAAGCGGCTGGCAGAAATTGCGCACGCGCAGTATAA
- a CDS encoding cation:proton antiporter, with product MTAIHGHFTDVVALLLCAVILVWSFKRVGLPPILAYLLTGLVAAGYSLMDNSHEIHLIAEVGIVFLLFSLGLEFSIPKLMAMRSVVFGLGSTQVLLSILIGTFLVSFFGFGWSESLIIACIVSLSSTAVVVKIMKESGMLNLRKGQLSIGVLLFQDIAVVPMLIVFPLMASTDNQFLVGALILALAKGAFVCLLLWAIGKWILPKVFNEVALARTDELFVLTTLVVALCAGALTYAFGLSMALGAFLAGMMLGESQYRHQLEAEIRPFRDILMGLFFVTVGMQLDVAYVISAFGYIVVAMAVLLTVKVSIVYVSAQMMGERKRDALASGVMLWQMGEFGFVLVALAGQHHLLAPDTASFLIALGVLSMAFTPYLMSETDRLLKLFKLDGEHKSDFTYAGFKEDTVKDHVVIFGYARVGQTIARFLKPEAIPYVAIERNPIIVQEAQTAGEPVIFGHAGQKAILKSACVNKARLVIVTMDDFEQSQIVIDALKHYAPEVKILVRMQDDTHLEDLKQLGVTEVVPESLEASLMLVSHVLYMSGVPMRRIFKRVSKERQNRYEYLHGFFTGSSDEMSEYGNSHSHSSFVTDRLEYLHAVALPEDAYAVEKTISQLQLVRHKVVVKALRRDGTEIPMPDEDIILQASDVLLLKGKPRRVERAEQFILDGLP from the coding sequence ATGACCGCGATACATGGTCATTTTACTGATGTTGTTGCGCTGCTTCTATGTGCTGTTATCTTGGTCTGGTCCTTTAAAAGGGTAGGGCTGCCACCTATTTTGGCCTATTTACTCACTGGTCTAGTGGCGGCAGGTTATAGCCTGATGGACAACAGCCATGAAATCCATTTAATTGCTGAAGTTGGAATTGTATTTTTGCTATTTAGTCTTGGGTTAGAATTTTCTATACCTAAATTAATGGCGATGCGTAGTGTTGTATTTGGATTAGGAAGCACTCAAGTATTGCTATCTATTCTGATTGGCACCTTTTTAGTGTCATTTTTTGGATTTGGTTGGTCTGAGTCGTTGATAATTGCTTGTATTGTATCTTTGTCATCCACAGCCGTGGTGGTTAAGATCATGAAAGAGTCAGGCATGTTGAATTTGCGTAAAGGGCAGTTGTCTATCGGCGTGCTACTTTTTCAAGACATTGCTGTTGTGCCCATGTTGATTGTGTTTCCGCTGATGGCGAGTACTGATAACCAATTTTTGGTCGGGGCGCTCATTTTGGCACTCGCCAAAGGCGCATTTGTATGCCTGTTATTGTGGGCGATTGGAAAATGGATATTACCGAAGGTCTTTAATGAGGTTGCGCTGGCAAGAACTGATGAGCTGTTTGTTTTAACGACCTTGGTTGTGGCTTTGTGTGCCGGTGCTTTGACCTATGCATTTGGGCTTTCAATGGCGCTGGGTGCATTTTTAGCGGGCATGATGCTTGGAGAAAGCCAATATCGACATCAATTAGAAGCCGAGATAAGGCCCTTTAGAGATATTCTTATGGGGTTATTTTTTGTTACTGTTGGTATGCAGCTTGATGTGGCTTATGTGATAAGTGCATTTGGCTACATAGTTGTGGCAATGGCGGTATTACTTACGGTTAAAGTGAGCATAGTTTATGTTAGTGCGCAGATGATGGGGGAGCGTAAACGTGATGCACTCGCCTCCGGGGTTATGCTTTGGCAAATGGGGGAATTTGGATTTGTATTAGTTGCGCTTGCTGGGCAGCATCATTTATTAGCGCCAGATACCGCGTCATTTTTAATCGCGCTTGGGGTTCTTTCAATGGCATTTACCCCCTATTTAATGAGTGAAACAGATCGACTATTAAAATTATTTAAGCTCGATGGTGAACATAAGTCTGATTTTACCTATGCCGGATTTAAAGAAGACACGGTTAAAGATCACGTCGTCATCTTTGGATATGCGCGAGTTGGACAAACTATTGCTCGTTTTTTGAAACCAGAAGCTATCCCTTATGTAGCCATCGAGCGCAATCCAATAATTGTACAAGAAGCACAAACAGCTGGTGAGCCTGTCATTTTTGGTCATGCAGGACAAAAAGCCATATTAAAGTCTGCTTGTGTGAACAAAGCAAGGTTAGTCATTGTGACTATGGATGATTTTGAGCAAAGCCAGATCGTTATCGATGCACTTAAACATTACGCGCCTGAAGTTAAAATTTTGGTGAGAATGCAAGATGACACTCACCTAGAAGATTTAAAGCAACTGGGAGTGACAGAGGTTGTGCCTGAATCTTTAGAGGCAAGTTTAATGTTGGTATCTCATGTACTCTATATGTCAGGAGTACCGATGCGGCGGATATTCAAACGCGTAAGTAAAGAACGGCAAAATCGCTATGAGTATTTGCATGGCTTTTTTACTGGCAGTAGCGACGAAATGAGTGAATATGGTAATAGCCATTCACATTCCAGCTTTGTGACAGATCGCCTAGAGTATTTGCATGCAGTCGCATTGCCAGAAGACGCGTACGCAGTTGAGAAAACAATTTCTCAACTTCAGTTAGTGCGTCATAAAGTTGTCGTTAAAGCTTTACGGCGTGATGGCACCGAAATTCCAATGCCGGATGAAGATATTATCTTGCAAGCAAGCGATGTATTACTGCTCAAAGGTAAGCCTCGACGGGTAGAGCGTGCTGAGCAATTTATTTTAGATGGGTTACCCTAG